A genomic window from Peromyscus maniculatus bairdii isolate BWxNUB_F1_BW_parent chromosome 1, HU_Pman_BW_mat_3.1, whole genome shotgun sequence includes:
- the Dyrk1b gene encoding dual specificity tyrosine-phosphorylation-regulated kinase 1B isoform X8: protein MAVPPGHGPFSGFPGPQEHTQVLPDVRLLPRRLPLAFRDATSAPLRKLSVDLIKTYKHINEVYYAKKKRRAQQAPPQDSSTKKEKKVLNHGYDDDNHDYIVRSGERWLERYEIDSLIGKGSFGQVVKAYDHQTQELVAIKIIKNKKAFLNQAQIELRLLELMNQHDTEMKYYIVHLKRHFMFRNHLCLVFELLSYNLYDLLRNTHFRGVSLNLTRKLAQQLCTALLFLATPELSIIHCDLKPENILLCNPKRSAIKIVDFGSSCQLGQRIYQYIQSRFYRSPEVLLGTPYDLAIDMWSLGCILVEMHTGEPLFSGSNEVDQMSRIVEVLGIPPAPMLEQAPKARKYFERLPGGGWTLRRTKELRKDYQGPGTRRLQEVLGVQTGGPGGRRAGEPGHSPADYLRFQDLVLRMLEYEPAARISPLGALQHGFFRRTADEATNTGPAGSSASTSPAPLDTCPSSSTASSISSSGGSSGSSSDNRAYRYSNRYCGGPGPPITDCEMNSPQVIPSQPLRPWAGGDVPHKTHQAPTSASTLPGTGAHLPPQPRCLGRPPSPTSPPPPELMDVSLVGSPPDCSPPHLAPAPQHPAASALRTRMTGGRPPLPPPDDPATLGPRLGLHGVPQSTAASS, encoded by the exons ATGGCCGTCCCACCAGGCCATGGTCCCTTCTCTGGCTTTCCAGGGCCCCAGGAACACACACAG GTATTGCCTGATGTGCGGCTACTGCCTCGGAGACTGCCCCTGGCCTTCCGGGACGCGACCTCGGCCCCCCTGCGCAAGCTCTCAGTGGACCTCATCAAGACCTACAAGCACATCAATGAG GTATACTATGCGAAGAAGAAACGGCGGGCCCAACAGGCACCACCCCAGGACTCGAGCaccaaaaaggagaagaaggtCCTGAACCACGGTTATGACGACGACAACCACGACTACATTGTGCGCAGTGGCGAGCGCTGGCTAGAGCGCTATGAGATTGACTCTCTTATTGGCAAAGGCTCCTTTGGCCAG GTGGTGAAAGCCTATGATCACCAGACCCAGGAGCTGGTGGCCATCAAGATCATCAAGAACAAGAAGGCCTTCCTGAACCAGGCCCAGATTGAGCTGCGGCTGCTGGAGCTGATGAACCAGCACGACACAGAGATGAAGTACTACATAG TGCACCTGAAGCGGCACTTCATGTTCCGGAATCATCTGTGCCTGGTGTTTGAGCTGCTGTCCTACAACCTGTACGACCTCCTGCGCAACACACACTTCCGaggggtctcactgaacctgactCGGAAGCTGGCGCAGCAGCTCTGCACGGCGCTGCTCTTTCTGGCCACTCCCGAGCTCAGCATCATCCACTGCGACCTCAAGCCTGAGAACATCCTGCTCTGCAATCCTAAGCGCAGTGCTATCAAGATCGTGGACTTTGGCAGCTCCTGCCAGCTTGGCCAGCGG atctACCAGTATATCCAGAGCCGCTTCTACCGCTCACCCGAGGTGCTCCTAGGCACACCCTATGACCTGGCCATTGACATGTGGTCCCTGGGCTGCATCCTTGTGGAAATGCACACCGGAGAGCCCCTCTTCAGCGGCTCCAATGAG GTGGACCAGATGAGCCGAATTGTCGAGGTGTTGGGCATTCCGCCCGCGCCCATGCTGGAACAGGCACCCAAGGCTCGCAAGTACTTTGAGCGGCTGCCTGGGGGTGGCTGGACCCTACGAAGGACAAAGGAACTCAGGAAG GATTACCAGGGCCCCGGGACACGGCGGCTGCAGGAGGTGCTGGGCGTGCAGACGGGCGGGCCCGGGGGCCGGCGGGCGGGGGAGCCGGGCCACAGCCCCGCCGACTACCTCCGCTTCCAGGACCTGGTGCTGCGCATGCTGGAGTATGAGCCCGCCGCCCGCATCAGCCCGCTGGGCGCTCTGCAGCACGGCTTCTTCCGCCGCACGGCCGACGAGGCCACCAACACGGGCCCGGCAGGCAGCAGTGCCTCCACCTCGCCCGCGCCCCTCGACACCTGCCCCTCCTCTAGCACCGccagctccatctccagctctg GGGGCTCCAGTGGCTCCTCCAGTGACAACAGGGCCTACCGCTACAGCAACCGATATTGTGGGGGGCCCGGGCCCCCCATCACCGACTGTGAGATGAACAGCCCCCAG gttATACCCTCCCAGCCTCTGCGCCCTTGGGCAGGGGGTGATGTGCCCCACAAGACACATCAAGCCCCTACCTCTGCCTCGACATTGCCAGGGACTGGGGCCCACTTACCCCCCCAACCCCGATGCCTTGGACGTCCCCCATCAccaacatcaccaccacccccggAGCTGATGGATGTGAGCCTGGTGGGCAGCCCTCCAGACTGCTCCCCACCTCATCTGGCACCTGCCCCCCAGCACCCGGCTGCCTCAGCCCTCCGGACTCGGATGACGGGAGGTCGACCACCTCTCCCACCCCCTGATGACCCTGCCACTCTGGGGCCTCGCCTGGGCCTCCATGGCGTACCCCAGAGCACAGCAGCCAGCTCATGA